The following is a genomic window from Cervus canadensis isolate Bull #8, Minnesota chromosome 25, ASM1932006v1, whole genome shotgun sequence.
ACGTTAAGAGaaacgggtttgattcctgggtaaggaagatcctctggaggagggcatggcaaccccctccagtattcctgcctggagaatcccatggacagaggagcctgtcaggccgcagtccatagggtcccacagagtcagacacgactgaagtgacttagcatgcacgcacggtGCATTTGAGATTTTGAGTGTGCCCTTTAAGAGGAAGGTATCTATTTACCCCCTGTCCTTTTGGACACCCGAAATTAAGACCCACTGGTCTTCAAATCCAACTCTGAGGGCTACTCTTCCCTTGcaggatccctgggctggggagcccaAAATGTGATTCAAAACTCTCACTCTTGAAGAACCCCTGCaatataattattctccagtttgtggatcTCCCACCTGGGGATACGAGGCTTGATTCAATATCATGAGTCTGCCTCTCCCAACGTCTTCTTGTGGTTCCTTATGTCTTCAATTGTAGATCTTTTCTGGCAGGTGCCAATCTTTTTCACTGATGGTGTTCTGAAGATAGTTGTGACTTTGGTGAGCTCATCAGAGAAGGTGAGGTCAGAGTTTTCCTATTCCATCATCTTGGCCAAACTCTAGAGTCATTTTTAACTCCTATCCTCCTCTCATATTCTACATCCAGTACTGGCAAATCCTGTTAAATACATGTTCCAAATGCAACCATTTAAGACTGCTCTACCACACCATTTAATCCAAGCCACTCGCAACTCTCTCTGAACTATAGTATAATAATAGTCCCCTAACTGGTCTCTGATTCCATTCTTGTCTCCTTCAGTCTATTCTCTACATTACCACAGTGATCCTTCTAATACATAAATCAGATCATATCTTGATCTGATCCTGCTTGATCAATCTTGatcctgctctcaatcttccaATGATGTGccatcacatttaaaataaaatccaagtcCATATTATGTGATAGCCCTTGGCTATCTATCACTGTGTCTTACTACTTTCACTCTGACTAACAGTGCTATGTGGTGTGGTGATGTAATGTGTGAGATATTGATAAGAGCtatgaagaaaactaaagcagAGTCAAGAGACAAAAAGCAATGAGGGTGCTATTTTATATAAGATATACCTTAcacctctctgaggaggtgacacttGAGTAGAAACATGAAAGGATATAAGGGAATGAACGGTGCAAATATCTGCTATAACAAACTTGGTAGTTTAAAACAAATGTATTCTCTTACACTTCCATAGGTCAGAAGTCAGACACAGGTTTCCATCTTCTAACTCAGCAATCTTACATTTCTCTGACTCTGTCTATCTTTACATATTTCTTTATGACAGCAGCTCGAAAAGCTTCTCCTagttcatacaggtttctcaagacgcaggtcaggtggtttggtattcccatctctttcagaattttccagtttgttgtgatccacacagtcaaaggctttggcatagtcaataaagcagaaggagatgtttttctggaactctcttgctttttttgatgagccaacggatgttggcaatttgatctctgtttcctctgccttttctaaaaccagattgaacatctggaagttcacggttcacgtattgttgaagcctggcttggagaatttggagcattactttactagcccgtgagatgagtgcaattgtgtggtagtttgaatattctttggcattgcctttctttgggattggaatgaaaactgaccttttccagtcctgtgaccactgctgagttttccaaatttgctggcatattgagtgcagcactttcacagcatcatctttcaggatttgaaatagctcaactggaattccatcacctccactagctttgttcatagggatgcttcctaaggcccatctgacttggcattccaggatgtctggctcttggtgagtgatcacaccaacatgattatctgggtcgtggagatcttttttgtatagttcttctgtgtattcttgccactcttcttaatagcttctgcttctgttaggccatttctgtcctttattgagcccatctttgcatgaaatgttcccttggtatctctaattttcttgaagagatctctggactttcccattctattgttttcctctgtttctttgcactgatccctgaggaaggctttcttatctctctttgctattctttggaactctgcattcaaatgggtatatctttccttttctcctttgttttttgcttcccttcttttcacagctatttgtaaggcctcctcagacagccattttgcttttttgcatttctttttcttggggatgatcttgctccctgtctcctgtacaatgtcacaaaccttcatccatagttcatcaggcactctgtctatcagatctaatcccttaaatctcaAAGTATATGCTATTAATCACatctttaaagtctgttttgctGTGTGAGGTAACAAATCCATAGTTTCCATTATTAGAGCCTGGACATCTTTGGAAGCTATCATTTTACCTGCTATACCTGTCTTCTGCCCCAGaaacagcatttatttttaagcttatgCAAGTCTATTTTATATGTCTTAAACTATTTACAATTTTATTCTTGTAAAGGCTCATTTGtctcaacaacaaaaactattcttacatattttgtttttcttattattgcTATAACTGTTTCCATTATCTTTTCTAACTGGTTTTCATATCCATCTACTTTGTTATGAATTTAACCTTAATTCAAGGAGTTCTTCGTTCTCCTGGGTTTTATGGTTCTAGAGTCATTGACAAAGATAATTTTGTCTAGTAGTTACACTGTACTTAGCCATATACACTTTATTTGGCCACAACTTCTAGAaccataattaaatattaatgttgACAGTGACAATTCTTGGATATATGCCTTGTAAGAGAAATTATTAAGTATGAACCTAGTATTCAGTGTAAGATATTTTTGTCAAATTacagaaaaatcagttttcaaagGGAAATAATACTAGCTTTTCTGGCATCCTTTTACATAATTGTTCATTTGATCACAGTTTTCATAGTTCTTACTGGCTGAaggtattcatttttttcaaaagtaaagttATTAAAGCAGGGCTCCACTCAGCCCtactgaattttgaattttttcaaaaacttttacaTGTTAAGTaaacacatacagaaaaaaaatgcctAAAGCATATGTACAGCTTaatgaattttgagcattatattatatatattataaggtGAATATGCATGTAACTAGTACTATCTAGGAATAGATCTCTCCCAGAACTCTAGAAGCCTTCTGAGTTACCCTTCTACATCAAAACAACTTCTTTTACCCTGACTAATGGTAGTTATtgccttgtttttctttataatttcatatttttctaacattATATTTACAACGTATGAATACTTAAAcactatcttttcatttttcctgtttttgaaccttatatgaatgaaataattaATTATGTACTCTTTAGTTTCTGGTTTTCTTCACTCaacatgggagggaggttcaaaagggaggggatatatgtatacctatggctgattcatgttgaggtttgacagaaaacaaaattctgtaaagcaattatccttcaattaaaaaaaagaaaaaatataacactaCTCACCTTTGTTATATGTTAGGAGTCAATGCATTACTCTgaaaattgataaaaatatagGGGGGGGGAAATCAAGCATTTATCCTTCCTTTCCTGAACAAACTGTAGTTTTCAGACTAACTAAATTGTTGGTAAggtaagtttttatttatataagtatTTGATTAATAAAGAGAATATTATTATTTGCTCTGTAATAAAATAATGGATCTAGACAATAATGACTGGTGACTAGTAAAACCACTGGGTGAAAAGTCAATAGAGAACTTTTTCATGGATAGATTAAGTTGACAATACCAGAACATACTGATCTCAGGatcaagaagaaaaatgacacagcacctaaatatataaagcaaatgttaACATGCCTGAAGGGAGGAAACAGACACCACCACAATAATAGCAGGACACTTTAACATCCAACTTtcatcaatggatagatcatccagacagaaaatcaataaaaaacaaaacacattgcAGAAATGTACTTAAGAAACATATACAGAAGATTCCATCCAGAAGCAACAAAATACCTATTCTTCTCAAAggcacatagaacattctccatTAATGTCTCCAGGATACATTAaatgttaggccacaaaacaagtcttagtAAACTTAAGAAGATTGAAAgcatatcaagtatcttctctagCCATGGTGGTATGAAACTAGACATTAATTTCAAGAAGACTGGAAAATTTGCAAATACATGGAGGTTAAAAAACATGCTATTGAACAATCAAAGAGTcaatgaaaaaatcaaaagagaaattgaaagataccttgagacaaatgaaagtgGAAATACAACATACTAAAACTTATaggatgtagcaaaagcaattctaagaggcaAGTTTAAAATGATAGATGcctgcctcaagaaacaagaataatttcaaataacttaattttatacctcaagaaacaaaaaaagaagaagaaaaagaagtacaaataAAGATCAAAGTTAGCATAAGGAAGTGTTAGGGGAGTGTAatctccttggttctgtctcttctCAACAACAATTTGAAGCGATGGACGTTAAAGCTCTccgcgtgtcacagctctcaagacagaccatgttatagctctcaggtctcggaccaaccatgttatagctctatagctcttagacagatcagtgttacagctctgtgttacagctcagttttatttagaaaataacaagaaaatacatccccgaggcatgagggcatgctgacccaaagacgcgaagagaagagagggccccagccctttggctcctctttttatatgtttttttcttaccccttggcctgccctatgtaaattgggctagccaagagTGCTGTTTATTCTACTGAGGTCCTAAGtccagtccttggaccttcctttgttctatttttgtgggcttttcccttgtcttttagccactgccattctggactcctgtttcctagtCTAACTACCCAACAGAAGGTCTGTgtaaataacaaagatcagagtggaaataaataaaacagagactaaaaagataatagaaagatcaatgaaactaagtactggttttttttgttttttttttttaaagatttaataaaCAAAACTTTAGCTAcactaattaagaaaaaagaggacccaaataaacaaaatcagaaatgcaaGAGAACACTTAACAATTGATACCACGGAAATACAAAGAACTGTAAGACATTACTTTGAGCCAACAAACTGGTTAATAAcctagaaatgaataaattcctagaaacgtaccacctaccaagactgaatcatgaagaaatagaaaatctgaacagatactttatgttgttcagtcactaagtcatgtctgattctttgagaccccatggcctgcagcatgtcaggctcccctgtcctttactataatgctgtataatgtatataatgtTTTACTATAATACTATAAtacaagagtttgctcaaattcatgtccattgagtcagtgttgctatctaaccttctcatcctctgctgcggccttctccttttgccttcaatctttgccagcaacagggtctttttcagtgagtcagttcttcacatcaggtggccaaaggattggagcttcagcatgaatccttccactgaatactcagggttgatttcttagaggactgactagtttgatcccattgcagtccaaggaagtttcaagagtcttctccagctccacaattcatgagcatcaattctttggtgctcagcctactttatagtccaactctcgcatccataaatgactactggaaaacctcagctttgactagatggatgctTGGTGACAAaaagatgtctctgctttttaatatgctgtctaggtttatcatagtttttctttcaaggagcaagcgtcttttaatttcatgactgcagtcaccatctgcagtgatttaggggctcaagaaaataaaatctgttactgcttctacttttcccccttctatttgcaatgaggtgatggaaccagaggccatgaccttagttttttgaatgatgagttttaaaccagctttttcactcccctctttcactttcatcaagaggctctttagtttctcttcactttctgccattagagtggtataatttgaatatctgaggttattgatatttctcctgacaaacttgattccagtttgtgattcatccaacctggcattctcaagatgtactctgcatataagttaaataagcagggtgacaatatacagccttggtgtataTTACTAGAAGGTTATGAGACAGATTACTagtaaggagattaaatcagtaatcaaaaattaTACAACAAATAAAAGCACAGGACTAGAGGACTTCACTACTGAACTCTACCAAATATGTAAAGTATTAATACCAAGAATTCTCAAGCTTTTCCAAGAAATAGAGTAAGAAATGCTTCCAAACTCGTATCACAAGGACAGAATTattctgacaccaaaaccagacgaGGACGCCACAAGGAAGAATTTCTGCACTTCTGAAAACACCattaaaaagacaagccacagagtAGGAAAACATCTGCAAATCACATATTTGGTACAtgacatgtacatacatacagaCATGATTTGATACAAGAATCCTCAAcacataataagaaaataatccaaTTTTAACAAGTTCAGGGGATTCCTTGGCAACCCAGTGGTCAGGATGaaacacttccactgcagggggtgtagCCTCAAACccctagctggggaactaagatcctacattccgttcagcatggccaaaaaaaacaataataaaaaataaaatattcaaaaagatttgaacagactcTCTGAACAAGatatatggatggcaaataagcCCATCAAAAGATGCTTGATGTCATGAATTATCTGGGAGATGCAAATTAAAGCTACAATGAGGGACCACTAGATACATTTCAGGGTGACTAAAATTAGAAGGACGACCacaccaagtgttggtgaggatgtagagcaaCTAACtctctcatacactgttggtggtacaatcagtttggaaaacagtttggcattcTTCTTTGTGAGGTAAACATATACCTACCATGTGACATTTACAttctattaaagaaatttatccatgagaaatgaaagcatatgtccatACAAAGGACTGTACACTAATGTTCACAGTagcttaacttttaaaaaaatatgtgtttgaccatattgagtcttagttgtggcatgcaggatctttgttgtgtCATTTGGGATCTTTCGTTGAGGGGCATGGACTCTCTAATTGTGACTTGTGGGTTCCACAGCactcaggttcagtagttgtggtgtgggggtgagagggtaacaggcaggaaggctaggggtctccaaacggaagaaataggctgcaagtgtcagacatttttttgtctctctcttaagcagcaggaggaaacaaactataaGTGTTAGTGTTTTTATCCCCTtctctggtggtggtgatggtttagtcactaagtcgtgtccaactcttgcaaccaggactgtagcctgccaggctcctctgtccacaggattctccaggcaagaatactggagtgggttgccatttccttctccaggggatcttcccgacccaggaatcgaacttgggtctcctgcattgcaggcagatgatttaccaactgcgCTATGAGGTAAGCCCTCCCCTtctctatataaatttaaaaagaggtttcttttaagatctgtgttgccatgacgacacctgattccacctgaacttaacttttctcaaaccttgagctaaccaatgcatttttcttatggaaatgtctgtcttaagctatgttaatgaactatgtatttaccctagactctgtcttcaagtcagttctgcctaagattaaaaacagactttgacaaaccagtatgttttactcacgcaaatgttctcttaagcgaTGTTAATGAgactgtatttgcttggaaacctgcctttcttcaaaattcaCGTctatcattttatggcctgggacaTCTCcccttgtgccaatgttatctcaaaatgcaagctgtgggtgaggggcctgataccagtctctgagttttgagtcatttcctttctctaattagccgactgctagtagctatataacatccagctaaagactagcagggaggcactctttctgcctccttctgatgtctatgtcagaagttttctctatcttttctatactttaataaaactttattacacaaaagctctgagcaatcaagccttgtcactggccccaGACTGAATTCCTCtcttccagaggccaagaatcccatcATCTTTCACACTCAGCAACAATCTTTCAGGGGCTTagatgcggcatgtgggatcttagttccccgaccagggatcaaacctgagtcccctgcattgcaaggggttcttaacctctggaccactggagaagtcccCATAGTAGCTTCATTTGTAATAAGTTACTACTGTAATAAGCAACGGAAACTGTtaacaactcaaatatccatcaaaGTCAGGTGAGTAGATAAACAAACTGGTATAGATCCACACAATGGCATACTACTCAGTGGAAAATCAATGGATACATACAACAGCATAAATGACTCTTAATTATGCTGGATGAAAGCAACCAGACAAAGTAGATACTGTATGATCCCAATTAACATAAAATTATaggatgtatgtgtatgtgcttactcgttcagtcatgtccaactctttgcgaccccatggactgtagcctgccaggacctctgtccatggggattctccaggcaagaatactggagtgggctgccatcctcctccaggggatctttccaacccagggatcaaacccaggtatcccacattgcaggcagattctttactgtctgagccactaggaaaacccaagaatactggagtggatactctatcctttctccagaggatcatcctgacccaggaatcaaccaggaattgaactggcgtTGTCACatgagtgtatgctcctcggttctttgtctcgtcacaacaaaaatttggagtgacggacattgaagccccctcggcgggtcacagctcttggaggacagactgtgttatagctcttaaataaatcagtgttacagctctatttatttaaataatagcaggaaaatccatcttcgaggtaTGAGcgcacgtcgatccaaagacacgaagagaagagcgccccatcgcgCGGGAGAGCGagcaagtgagagagagaagagggctttggctcctctttttatatgttttttgttCCCCCTGGGTCTGTCCTATGCAAATTAGGCTTAGGCAGgagggttgtttgttttacctgagattctcactccggtcctctgacgttcctttgttctattttcgcgggcttttcccttccaggtcttttagccaccgccattttggacttcttttccctattctaactacctaacattgtcttctgcattgcaggaggattcttgtaAGCCCAAACTATAGGAAAGGCGAACTAACCTCCAgagagaaaacagatcagtggtggcctgggagtggggagggcagaAAAGAGGGATCACAAAAGGGGCAAGAGGTATTTGGGAAGTGGGGAGTGTAACTGATATGCTCATTACCTTGACTGAAGCAATTATTTCATGTGTGGGTACATGTGCCAGAATTTAACCAAATGATACAGCTTAAATATGTGTAGTTTATTGTATGTTAATTCCACCTCAAGAAAGCTGTTAAGATGGagcacatatttataaaacatgcaTTGGGTGTAACATATAATGAAACAAAACACTCCCTGTGTCCATTACatggttttaaaaagtaaacattacCATTATTTTTGGGCATTTCTATGTTTCCTGAACACCCTAAGGCCCAGGCTTTCTTGTTAAAAACAGATGgatgtctgaaaatattttcttaaaactttagGTTCCCAAAAGTGAATATTCTGGGGACTATTTTTATGTAAGTTAATTCAGTAATGCAGTAACTTGGCACAGTTTGAAGGTGAAACTTGCCCTTTAAAAGATGGGCAGCCCaaaacagtgatttaaaaataatcccaCTGTGCAGTTATCAACATCTTAGAACCTCTGCCGAGAATGCAAAAGGGAAAACTCTTGCTGTGACCAGACAGGCAtgtgctttcacttctttttttttttaaaaaatgaggcagAGGTGGGCAGGATGGAACAGAAGCAGGATGGGGCACAAAGTAATAAATGGGGTTTAGCAACAGCCTTCTGGTGTGTTTTAACCAGGCTCCACCCACAGCTTCTGTTTTCTTAGGAGAGACTGGAAAACGGACAAGCTGTGAGTACACTCTGCATTTAAAACTGCAGCAGTAGTCTCCAAGCAGGAATAGGGGGTTGTAatcagctttccttctaagggaAAGCTGGGAACCTTCTCatttcacttcatgaaaaataagtGATGAGGCAATTTCTGCCAAACATCTATTAATTGGATAAAACAGGTCTCTTGCCCGATATCTGACTTCAGCTGTGTATTTCCAGCACAGCCAGTTCTTCTTTCCTCTGCAGTTGATTGGCTCTGGAGTGTGGCCAGAAACCTACTTCCCGCAGTTAAAGGAGTCAGATCTCTAACTGttgatctgttttcttctcttctgagTGATGGCGCTCACCATTTTAATCCTCCGGCTGGCCGTCTGCATCCTGGCATTTCCCATGTACCTGCTGGACTTTCTGGGCTTGTGGAACTGGATATGCAAACAGTGGTTCCCCTACTTCCTGGAGAGGTTCACTGTGATGTATAATGAACAGATGGCGAGCAAGAAGCGGGAGCTCTTCAGCAACCTGCGGGAGTTCACGGGCCCCTCTGGGAAGCTCTCCCTGCTGGAGCTGGGCTGTGGCACGGGGGCCAACTTCAAGTTCTACCCTTCTGGATGTCAGGTGACCTGTGTTGATCCCAACCCCAACTTTGAGAAGTTCTTGATCAAGAGTATTGCCCAGAACCCACACCTGCAGTTTGAGCGCTTCATAGTGGCTGCCGGGGAGAACATGCACCAGGTGGCCACAGGCTCCATGGATGTGGTGGTCTGCACCCTGGTGCTCTGCTCCGTGAAGAACCAGGAGCAGATCCTCCAGGAAGTGCGCCGAGTGCTGAGGCCGGTGAGTATGGGCTGAAAAGGGCTGCTTAGTAGCAACCACCATCACCAAGGGCAGTCCTCCCAGTTTCAGTAGATCGAACACGCTAATATAAAAGTAAAGCTACTAGAAAAAATACTGctgaattttttaagaaaaaatgttagAGTGCAGAAGAAGCCATGAAGGAAGAGATTGataatacatgaataaaaaaaattttagaactcCTGCAGGGAAAAGGACTATAAACATATCTGaagtacaaaaatattttgtaaaaaatatttgccAAGGATGATAATGAGTTAACTTCCTTCATAAAGGCATTACACATCAACAAGATCAACAGGattcttaaataaattatattaaaaagagggaaaaaagcaaagcacaggaacagaaatataaataaaaatagccaATATATGATTTAAATATCTAGTCTTGTAATTTAAGAACAAATTAAAGCATGGTATTTTATAGtgcaatctttaaaataaaacaaatgaatataataagACAGGAACAAATTCATAGATATAcagaacaaactaatggttaccagctgggagagggaaaaaaggaggagcaagagtggtatgggattaacagatacaaactagaatgtataaaataaataagcaacaaggatatattctacagcacaggaaaatatagtcattattttataataactttaaatggagtataaactataaaaattttgaatcactttgttgtacacctgaaactaatattataatcaaccatgctgctgctgctaagctgcttcagtcgtgtccgactgtgtgtgacccctcagacggcagctcaccaggctcctccgtccctgggattctccaggcaagactactggagtgggttgccatttccttctccataatcaatcatacttcaattaaaaataaattaaagcaagACCCTTTTTATCTACTATTCTCCAGAGACTTTTAAGTTCAATATGGTATTGGGGTGGGTCTGGGGGTCTGGACACCCAACTGGAGGAAGTGTCCTCTTCAGAGGGCAATTTAATAATATCAAATTTTCAAGTAATTTACATCTTCATCCAACAGGAATTTATCCCATAGCTATCCTGCAAAAATATGCAAAAACTCATTTAAAGATAATAATATTCattacaatatttttaatataataaattggAAATAACATCCATCAATTGGAAGTTAAGTACATTGTCACATAGTATAAAACAAGAAATTTTTACCTATGTCAATGAAAAAAATCCTCAAAGAGATAgtgttaattttaaaagcaatgaaaacaaaatattatgtaGAGTGCTAATctatttgtgtgtgggggggagaaTATACTtatataagtatttattttaatgggaaTTATAAACATGTAATTATTAACAGTGGTTACCTATTGGGAAGGGAATTGAATGAGGGGaaagaatttcttttcattttatacctCTCTGTATAGTTTGAAATTTCTTATACCTGTATGTAATTTTCACATATTACCTTTATTGTTTACTTAAAAACTAGTTTTATATAGAAgcttggtgtactgcagtccacggggttgcaaagtcggacacaactgagaaactgaacaacaattctaaACAAAGCTGAACATACATaaaatatggatattttaacatTTGAATTTACTCTTCTAGGGCAAAAAGATGGTCTGTAATCCccagttttattttctcccatccaagtactaaccaggcccaaccctgcttagcttctgagatcagacGAGATGGCCATGTTTAGGGTAATACCGCCCTAGACCgcagttttattttctaacagAGGAAGCTCCTCAGAAAGAAAGGGACTTGAAGATAGTGTTTAGAGGCAATAATATAGTTGTCCCTCAGAgtcactccctgcccccaccacagaTACCAAAAGCTATACAAGCTCAAGTCCCTTACATAAAATGGTATCGAATCTGCATATGACCTATGCGTACCCTCCCACATaccttaaatcatctctagattacttttaATACCTAATACAAGGTAtatgctatataaatagttgcCAGCATGTGGGAAATTCAAGTTTGGCCTTTTTTtgaactttctggatttttttccccaatatttttgatctgttggttgaatccatggatgcagaaccTGTGGATACCAAGGGCCGATTGTAATTCTGTGTTTGGCTCAAGAATAGGCCGCCATCAAAACTGTAACAGAAAAAGGTCTGATTCTGACATTCAAATCCTGGGTTCTTCTGTCCCAAGGCGGGGCATTAACTGGGCACATTTAAGAGACATTTTGCTTATGTGTTACTAATCTCAC
Proteins encoded in this region:
- the METTL7A gene encoding methyltransferase-like protein 7A isoform X2, whose protein sequence is MMALTILILRLAVCILAFPMYLLDFLGLWNWICKQWFPYFLERFTVMYNEQMASKKRELFSNLREFTGPSGKLSLLELGCGTGANFKFYPSGCQVTCVDPNPNFEKFLIKSIAQNPHLQFERFIVAAGENMHQVATGSMDVVVCTLVLCSVKNQEQILQEVRRVLRPVLDPVWYLLFDGCNLTRESWKALEQARFSKLKLQHLQAPLSWELVRPHIYGYAVK
- the METTL7A gene encoding methyltransferase-like protein 7A isoform X1; the protein is MALTILILRLAVCILAFPMYLLDFLGLWNWICKQWFPYFLERFTVMYNEQMASKKRELFSNLREFTGPSGKLSLLELGCGTGANFKFYPSGCQVTCVDPNPNFEKFLIKSIAQNPHLQFERFIVAAGENMHQVATGSMDVVVCTLVLCSVKNQEQILQEVRRVLRPGGAFYFMEHVADKPSTWNYFWQQVLDPVWYLLFDGCNLTRESWKALEQARFSKLKLQHLQAPLSWELVRPHIYGYAVK